The following is a genomic window from Methanobrevibacter ruminantium.
TTACTAATGGAAAAGTAAACGTAATCCTGCCAATGATAAATCCTCAATATATGGAATTTTCAGAAATTAAAAAATTGGCAAGCATTCCTTCCAATGCTCCTTTGCAAGAGAGATACTTTAGAAGAGCTTTTAACGAAGCTAGACGATTAGTGAAAGAGGGAACTGCAAGCACTGCTGATTTTATAGAATTATTATACAAAATCCTTGATAACTGGTATAATGATGAGGATTATGATGCCAGCAATAAGAAAAACATTATGGATGTAATCAATAAGATAGAGGATTTGAATGTAAAATATGATAGATTATTAAATGTTAATATTGGTGACTTCCTAACTCAAATAAAACCAGGAATGGCTAATGTTCTTGATTTAGGACAAGTCGATGAGAATATGGCTGAAGTATTGGTTGCTCATGTGCTTAGAAGATCCCTTAGGAGCAGAAAACAATATGTCAGACACAACGATAATGATGCATTGCCCTATCCATTATTCTTTGTAGTTGAAGAAGCACATATTTTAGCACCTCAAAACAGAAGCAGCAACAGTAAATATTGGATTACACGTATAGCTAGAGAAGGTCGTAAATTTGGTTTAGGTCTTTGTTTGGTAAGTCAATCTCCTAAATCTGTTGATGCTGAAACATTATCTCAAGCCAATAATATGATAATTCTAAGACTTGTAGAGCCAAAAGACCAAAGGCATGTCCAAACTGCAAGTGAAAGCCTTAGTGAAGATTTGGTAAAGCAATTGCCATCACTTAACATTGGGGAAGCGTTGGTTTTAGGGCTCATGACAAAGGTTCCAACCCTTGTAAAGATCAATGAATTCAAGGGACGCCAAAGAGGTGGGGACTTAAATATCATTGAGCAATGGCAAACAAAAAAAGAAGATGAGGAAAAAGCTTTACAAAAGGAATTAGACCAATTTGTTAATTTAGGCGGAGGATATTAGATTTAGAAATCTTTATAAGATACTAATTCTTATTATTGTTGTATAAAAAATTTAAAAATTTCATGTTTTAACACTTATTAATAATGTAATAAATTTAAAAACAAAGGAGGGTGAAATAAAATGCGTTTTGCACATTTATCTGATAGTCATTTAGGTTCAAGACAATTTGGACTATTGGAACGTGAAACTGACTTTTATGATGTATTCGCTAGGAATATAGATAAAATAATAGAAGAAGATGTGGATTTTGTTATCCATAGCGGAGATTTATTTGACAATAACAGGCCTTCTACAGAAGCATTGCTTGCATTTCAAAAGGCATTGCTTAGATTGAACGAAGCTAAAATACCTATTTATGCTGTTGCTGGAAACCATGATTCAATCTTAAGAAAAGGAGCATTGCCTCCACAAGTTTTATTTAAAGACATAGGGCTTAAGTTAATCAGTGATAATCATCCAATGTATACTGAAGGGCCAGTATTGATTTGTGGAGTTCGTTATGTCCCTAGTTCACAAAGCAGGGCTTTAAAAAGTGCTTATGACCAATTATCCAAGATGGCAGACAAGTATCTTAAGTCCATTTTGGTTTCTCACCAAGGTATTGACAAATGGATGCATGAGGATACCCATGAAATCGAGCTTTCACAAATGCCTAAAAACTTTGATTATTATGCTATGGGTCACGTTCATAATTATGTTGAAGAGGATTTCGGAAAAGGTAAATTGGTTTATCCGGGGTCTATGGAAATATGGAGAACAAGCGAATCCAATGAGAATTTCAGAGAATTCGGTAAGGGATTCGTTGTAGTGGACTTAAGCTATGATAAGCCTCAAGTTGAAAGAGTGAAGATTGACCTTCCAAGAGAGTTTGTTAGGGCTGTTATTGATTACAATAAGTTTGAAGAAGGCCTCCATGACATTAGGGAGAAGATTCAATCATTTGACAATAAGCCTATGCTTGATTTGACTGTTGCTGGTGGCGATTTCGATAGTGCGGATGTATATGAAACTATCAAGGAAGCAATCGGTGATAATGTATTGAATCTAAGGCCTAGCTTTAAGCCAGACAAGGTATTGGAAGAGGAAAAGATTATAGATGATACCAAAATATTGGATCCAAGGACTTTATTGCAAAAAAGAGTAAATGAAAAGTATGGTAGGGTTGAAGTGAATAGATTATCCATTGACTTATTGGACAATCTCTCTGTTGGAAGAATAGATGATGCCAAATTCATTTCAGATAGGTTCTATAGCGAGCATTATTATAATGAAGAGGAATCTAGAGGAGAATCTAGAGGAGAATCTAGAGGAGAATCTAGAGAAGAATCAGATGATATGAAAAAATTTGATAGTTTAGACGAATATTTGGATAAGAATTTGGATAATTCCATTGAAGATGATACAAATCATGAAAAATCTCAACAAATGAGTTTTGATGACTTTTAGGGTGATATGATGATATTTACAAGGTTAGAATTGAAAAACTTTAAATCACATGCAGACACTATCTTGGATTTTAATCCTGGAATCAGCTTGATTGTAGGGGAAAATGGTGCTGGAAAATCTTCCATATTTGAAGCCATCTCCTTTGCATTGTTCAAATCATACACTACAAAATCCATCAATGATTTGGTTAGGTCAAATAAGAACACTGGCGATAAGATTCAAATGATTGTAAGATTATCATTTGTTTCAAATGGAATCGAATATATGGTTGAAAGAACAATAACCCTTACTAAATCCGGTTCAAAACCTACATCAAGCTTATATAAGATTGTAGATGGGGAAGCTGAAATCATCGTTTCCGGAAATAAGGAAGTCGATAAGGAAATTGAAATAATATTAAGCATGGATTCCTCAACATTTTTAAATGCAATCCATATTAGGCAAGGTGAAATAGCTGAACTTATCGATAAGACACCTGCTAAACGTAAGAAGTTAATCGGTAAGTTGTTACGTCTTGAAGAACTGGAAAAGGCTTATGATAACCTTCCTAGAATTAGTGAAGACTATAAAACAAGAAAGGCTGTTTTAGAGGATAGGATACAGCCAGAGTCAGAGCTTAATTTTGAACTTAAAAAGGCTAAAGAAGAGCATTTCACTTTAAGTGAAAGAAATAATGCTTTAAAGAAGGATTATGAATCTCTTAAAAATGACATTGAATTAAAAAATAAGGAAAAAGAAGAATTGGACAAACAAAAGAAGGATTACGAGGCTCTTAATTTGAAATTAGTTCATGAAAATG
Proteins encoded in this region:
- a CDS encoding helicase HerA-like domain-containing protein translates to MIGRCIGETSLIEVSFISKEMPQVGEYVTLEYDGKIILGMIESMVRGSVSLNNEIYDPDTIAKIREIEGDDYYIRGNISILGDINDNLKLPRTPAPPGTPIYPAPSEVLDRIFHIENSLKLGNLINNEDVEVGVDINKMVSRHLAILAMTGAGKSNTVSVIIDGLLEYNGCMLIFDMHSEYVDAEFTNGKVNVILPMINPQYMEFSEIKKLASIPSNAPLQERYFRRAFNEARRLVKEGTASTADFIELLYKILDNWYNDEDYDASNKKNIMDVINKIEDLNVKYDRLLNVNIGDFLTQIKPGMANVLDLGQVDENMAEVLVAHVLRRSLRSRKQYVRHNDNDALPYPLFFVVEEAHILAPQNRSSNSKYWITRIAREGRKFGLGLCLVSQSPKSVDAETLSQANNMIILRLVEPKDQRHVQTASESLSEDLVKQLPSLNIGEALVLGLMTKVPTLVKINEFKGRQRGGDLNIIEQWQTKKEDEEKALQKELDQFVNLGGGY
- a CDS encoding metallophosphoesterase family protein translates to MRFAHLSDSHLGSRQFGLLERETDFYDVFARNIDKIIEEDVDFVIHSGDLFDNNRPSTEALLAFQKALLRLNEAKIPIYAVAGNHDSILRKGALPPQVLFKDIGLKLISDNHPMYTEGPVLICGVRYVPSSQSRALKSAYDQLSKMADKYLKSILVSHQGIDKWMHEDTHEIELSQMPKNFDYYAMGHVHNYVEEDFGKGKLVYPGSMEIWRTSESNENFREFGKGFVVVDLSYDKPQVERVKIDLPREFVRAVIDYNKFEEGLHDIREKIQSFDNKPMLDLTVAGGDFDSADVYETIKEAIGDNVLNLRPSFKPDKVLEEEKIIDDTKILDPRTLLQKRVNEKYGRVEVNRLSIDLLDNLSVGRIDDAKFISDRFYSEHYYNEEESRGESRGESRGESREESDDMKKFDSLDEYLDKNLDNSIEDDTNHEKSQQMSFDDF